One Chromobacterium paludis genomic window carries:
- a CDS encoding NADP-dependent malic enzyme, whose amino-acid sequence MDEQLRQSALEFHQFPTPGKIQVAPTKPLTTQRDLALAYSPGVAAPCDAIVEDPLNAYKYTARGNLVAVISNGTAVLGLGNIGALASKPVMEGKGVLFKKFAGIDVFDIEVNELDPDKLVDIICSLEPTFGGINLEDIKAPECFYIEKKCRERMGIPVFHDDQHGTAIVAAAAVLNGLRLVKKEIGEVRVVASGAGAAAIACLDLLVALGVKRENVTVCDSKGVIYHGRDEKLDESKQRYAIADKGWRKLADAMAGADIFMGLSGPRLVSQDMVKSMARDPLILAMANPEPEILPPLVKEVRPDAIIGTGRSDFPNQVNNVLCFPFIFRGALDVGATTINEEMKLATVRAIADLAMAEQNDVVATAYGDQELSFGPEYVIPKPFDPRLIVKIAPAVAKAAMDSGVATRPIQDFDAYADQLAQFVYKTNLFMKPVFAQAKKDPKRVVMTEGEDERVLHATQEIVTQGLAKPILVGRPSVIEKRIEKLGLKLRAGVDFELVNNESDPRFNDYWQDYYQLMKRKGVSQEQARRRVIGNTTLIGAMMVRRGDADALICGTYGPYRQHFDILENVLGYANQDKVAGAMNALILPTGNIFIADTYVNADPNAEQLAAITKMASESIKRFGIQPKAALLSNSSFGALNTPSAQKMRAAFDLIRETQPELEIDGEMQGDAALVESIRQQAMPDSTLKGSANLLIMPNVEAANISYNLLRVSASDGVTIGPILMGMAKPAHILTPISSVRRIVNMVALASVDAQAVPRG is encoded by the coding sequence ATGGACGAGCAATTGCGTCAAAGCGCCTTGGAGTTTCACCAGTTCCCGACACCGGGCAAGATTCAGGTCGCCCCGACCAAGCCGCTGACCACTCAGCGCGATCTGGCGCTGGCCTACTCCCCTGGCGTGGCCGCCCCCTGCGACGCCATCGTCGAAGATCCGCTCAACGCCTACAAATACACCGCCCGCGGCAACCTGGTGGCGGTGATCTCCAACGGCACCGCGGTGCTGGGCCTGGGCAATATCGGCGCGCTGGCCAGCAAGCCGGTGATGGAAGGCAAGGGCGTATTGTTCAAGAAATTCGCCGGCATCGACGTGTTCGACATCGAAGTCAACGAGCTGGACCCGGACAAGCTGGTGGACATCATCTGCTCGCTGGAACCCACCTTCGGCGGCATCAACCTGGAAGACATCAAGGCGCCTGAGTGCTTCTACATCGAGAAGAAGTGCCGCGAGCGCATGGGCATTCCGGTGTTCCACGACGACCAGCACGGCACCGCCATCGTGGCCGCCGCCGCGGTGCTGAACGGCCTGCGCCTGGTGAAGAAGGAAATCGGCGAAGTGCGCGTGGTGGCCTCCGGCGCCGGCGCCGCCGCCATCGCCTGCCTGGACCTGCTGGTGGCCCTGGGCGTGAAACGCGAAAACGTCACCGTCTGCGACTCCAAGGGCGTGATCTACCACGGCCGCGACGAGAAGCTGGACGAATCCAAGCAACGCTACGCCATCGCCGACAAGGGCTGGCGCAAGCTGGCCGACGCCATGGCCGGCGCCGACATCTTCATGGGCCTGTCCGGCCCGCGCCTGGTGTCGCAAGACATGGTCAAATCCATGGCGCGCGATCCGCTGATCCTGGCCATGGCCAACCCGGAACCGGAAATCCTGCCGCCGCTGGTCAAGGAAGTGCGCCCGGACGCCATCATCGGCACCGGCCGCTCGGACTTCCCGAACCAGGTCAACAACGTGCTGTGCTTCCCCTTCATCTTCCGCGGCGCGCTGGACGTGGGCGCCACCACCATCAATGAAGAGATGAAGCTGGCCACCGTGCGCGCCATCGCCGACCTGGCCATGGCCGAGCAGAACGACGTGGTCGCCACCGCCTACGGCGACCAGGAGCTGTCCTTCGGCCCGGAATACGTGATCCCGAAGCCGTTCGACCCGCGCCTGATCGTCAAGATCGCCCCGGCCGTGGCCAAGGCGGCGATGGACTCCGGCGTCGCCACCCGCCCGATCCAGGACTTCGACGCCTACGCCGACCAGCTGGCTCAATTCGTGTACAAGACCAACTTGTTCATGAAGCCGGTGTTCGCCCAGGCCAAGAAGGACCCGAAACGCGTGGTGATGACCGAGGGCGAAGACGAGCGCGTGCTGCACGCCACCCAGGAAATCGTCACCCAGGGCCTGGCCAAGCCCATCCTGGTGGGCCGTCCCAGCGTGATCGAGAAACGCATCGAGAAGCTGGGCCTGAAGCTGCGCGCCGGCGTGGATTTCGAGCTGGTCAACAATGAATCCGACCCGCGCTTCAACGACTACTGGCAGGACTACTACCAGCTGATGAAGCGCAAGGGCGTGTCGCAGGAGCAGGCCCGCCGCCGCGTGATCGGCAACACCACGCTGATCGGCGCAATGATGGTGCGCCGCGGCGACGCCGACGCGCTGATCTGCGGCACCTACGGCCCGTACCGGCAGCACTTCGACATCCTGGAGAACGTGCTGGGCTACGCCAATCAGGACAAGGTGGCCGGCGCGATGAACGCGCTGATCCTGCCGACCGGCAACATCTTCATCGCCGACACCTACGTCAACGCCGACCCGAACGCCGAGCAACTGGCCGCCATCACCAAGATGGCGTCGGAGTCGATCAAGCGCTTCGGCATCCAGCCCAAGGCCGCGCTGCTGTCCAACTCCAGCTTCGGCGCGCTGAACACACCGTCGGCGCAGAAGATGCGCGCCGCCTTCGACCTGATCCGCGAAACGCAGCCGGAACTGGAAATCGACGGCGAGATGCAGGGCGACGCCGCGCTGGTGGAAAGCATCCGCCAGCAAGCCATGCCGGACTCCACGCTGAAGGGCTCCGCCAACCTGTTGATCATGCCGAACGTGGAAGCCGCCAACATCAGCTACAACCTGCTGCGCGTATCGGCGTCCGACGGCGTGACCATCGGCCCCATCCTGATGGGCATGGCCAAGCCGGCGCACATCCTGACCCCGATCTCCTCGGTGCGCCGCATCGTCAACATGGTGGCGCTGGCCTCGGTCGACGCGCAAGCCGTCCCGCGGGGCTGA
- a CDS encoding type II toxin-antitoxin system HipA family toxin — protein sequence MSQDNPNDPFALFRQFWQQATPPGMQAFLPPMSEEEIERRLAELRVVEGWLTMNLGVLSMQIKTLEMQKAALHSMRPKDPPAG from the coding sequence ATGAGCCAAGACAATCCAAATGATCCTTTCGCCCTGTTCCGCCAGTTCTGGCAACAGGCCACGCCCCCGGGCATGCAGGCCTTCCTGCCGCCGATGTCGGAAGAGGAAATCGAGCGCAGGCTGGCCGAGCTGCGCGTGGTGGAAGGCTGGCTGACCATGAACCTGGGCGTGCTGTCCATGCAGATCAAGACGCTGGAAATGCAGAAGGCCGCCCTGCATTCCATGCGCCCCAAGGACCCGCCCGCCGGCTAA
- a CDS encoding ArnT family glycosyltransferase has product MRPAPAPGWLATALLLALWLLPGLVGHEPWKPDEAYTFGLVRHLAASGDWTVPALAGEPFLEKPPLFFITASWTMTLFQGWLGAPDSARLAAGLWNLIAWLGLAIAARGLFGPGHGRWAPLLLIGAIGLPVRAHQLITDTALMAGFCWGLAGLCHAAARPVRGGLMLGAGAAIAFLSKGLLGPACIGLAALALLWRHAYRTRAYLAALAIALLVALPLPLLWMGALYARSPDSFHVWLCDNNFGRFNGTSNLGPRARRWFYGRTLPWYALPLWPLALWTLWRLLRRPQAGMPLSPPLALFACTLLVLTSAADARELYALPLLPPLTLLALAALSSGWQPPRWLNVGLATLFALLLAYLLLVACALSFAMDAAWRHQLLQGQFSGWQATFFPRRWLAFGLALLALAWCWRQGPPGLPRLLWRWSVATTLLWCGAAMLWLPALDHGMRYRETFAALRPRLEAIRRDGGCVASQSLGEPQRALLEYYTGYRTLRLETQPAARSCHWLLLQTLREQIPPRLAGLHPIYTFQRPGDHKERFLLYFLP; this is encoded by the coding sequence TTGCGCCCCGCTCCGGCGCCCGGCTGGCTGGCGACGGCGCTGCTGCTGGCGCTGTGGCTGCTGCCCGGCCTGGTGGGCCATGAGCCCTGGAAACCGGACGAAGCCTATACCTTCGGCCTGGTGCGCCATCTCGCCGCCAGCGGCGACTGGACGGTGCCCGCGCTGGCCGGCGAGCCCTTCCTGGAAAAGCCGCCGCTGTTTTTCATCACCGCCAGCTGGACCATGACCCTGTTCCAGGGCTGGCTGGGCGCACCGGATTCGGCGCGGCTGGCCGCCGGCCTGTGGAACCTGATCGCCTGGCTGGGCCTGGCCATCGCCGCCCGCGGCCTGTTCGGCCCCGGCCACGGCCGCTGGGCGCCGCTCTTGCTGATCGGCGCCATCGGTCTGCCGGTGCGGGCGCACCAACTGATCACCGACACCGCGCTGATGGCCGGCTTCTGCTGGGGCCTGGCCGGCCTATGCCATGCCGCCGCGCGCCCGGTGCGCGGCGGACTGATGCTGGGCGCCGGCGCCGCCATCGCCTTCCTCAGCAAGGGACTGCTCGGCCCCGCGTGCATCGGGCTGGCCGCGCTGGCCCTGCTATGGCGCCACGCTTACCGCACGCGCGCCTACCTCGCGGCGCTGGCCATCGCGCTGCTGGTCGCGCTGCCGCTGCCACTGCTGTGGATGGGCGCGCTCTACGCGCGCAGCCCGGATAGCTTCCATGTCTGGCTATGCGACAATAATTTCGGTCGCTTCAACGGCACGTCCAATCTCGGCCCGCGCGCCCGGCGCTGGTTCTATGGCCGCACGCTGCCCTGGTACGCGCTGCCGCTGTGGCCGCTGGCACTGTGGACGCTTTGGCGTCTGCTGCGCCGGCCGCAAGCAGGCATGCCCCTGAGCCCCCCGCTGGCCTTATTCGCTTGCACGCTGCTGGTGCTCACCTCCGCGGCGGACGCGCGCGAGCTGTATGCGCTGCCGCTCTTGCCGCCATTGACGCTGCTGGCGCTGGCCGCGCTGTCGTCCGGCTGGCAACCGCCCCGCTGGCTGAATGTTGGCCTGGCCACCTTGTTCGCCCTGCTGCTGGCCTATCTGCTGCTGGTCGCCTGCGCGCTCAGCTTTGCCATGGACGCGGCATGGCGCCACCAGCTGCTGCAAGGCCAGTTCAGCGGCTGGCAGGCGACGTTTTTCCCGCGGCGCTGGCTGGCTTTCGGACTCGCCCTGCTGGCGCTGGCCTGGTGCTGGCGGCAGGGGCCGCCCGGTCTGCCCCGCTTGCTCTGGCGCTGGAGCGTGGCCACCACCCTGCTATGGTGCGGCGCGGCCATGCTGTGGCTGCCGGCCCTGGACCACGGCATGCGTTACCGGGAAACCTTCGCCGCGCTGCGGCCTCGCCTGGAAGCCATACGCCGCGATGGCGGCTGCGTGGCCAGCCAGAGCCTGGGCGAACCGCAACGCGCGCTGCTGGAGTATTACACCGGCTACCGCACGCTGCGGCTGGAAACCCAGCCGGCCGCCCGGAGCTGCCATTGGCTGCTGCTGCAGACCCTGCGCGAGCAGATCCCGCCGCGGCTGGCCGGATTGCATCCGATATACACCTTCCAGCGTCCCGGCGACCACAAGGAGCGCTTCCTCCTGTATTTCCTGCCATAA
- a CDS encoding VirK/YbjX family protein, whose protein sequence is MTVINSVDLFWSLASGNFSRRDGFDEGKNRFKFALRGMLTLPWTLRWLGTFGSPSLLPYLRHNPRLACKLHRPYLYRSLGAAGKLRALQAHYQLLEQRFSAHARRQLLSSEPLLLAQLSGKNEGALSVLLTQQHSFDKEGEMSLQVCNGERVPLATLTFTLTRRDDRTVLVVGGLQGPRKPHGAEAVQLATKTAHGLFPKRLAMEALTALARRIGADEILAIGNREHIYSSWRYRRDFFADYDSFWQTLDAEPVDNGRFHRIPLTLARKSMADIASKKRAEYQRRYGLLDTLAAQAQAAI, encoded by the coding sequence ATGACTGTAATCAATTCCGTGGATCTGTTCTGGTCGCTGGCCAGCGGGAATTTTTCCCGCCGCGATGGCTTTGACGAGGGCAAGAACCGCTTCAAATTCGCGCTTCGCGGCATGCTGACGCTGCCGTGGACGCTGCGCTGGCTGGGAACCTTCGGCTCCCCGTCCTTGCTGCCCTACCTGCGGCACAATCCACGGCTGGCCTGCAAACTTCACCGTCCTTACCTGTACCGCTCGCTCGGCGCCGCCGGCAAGCTGCGCGCGCTGCAAGCGCATTACCAGCTGCTGGAGCAGCGTTTCTCTGCGCATGCCCGCCGCCAGCTGCTGTCCAGCGAGCCGCTGCTGCTGGCGCAGTTGAGCGGCAAGAACGAAGGCGCGCTGTCAGTCTTGCTGACCCAGCAACATAGTTTCGACAAGGAAGGGGAAATGTCGCTGCAGGTATGCAATGGCGAACGCGTGCCGCTGGCGACGCTGACCTTCACCCTGACCCGCCGCGATGACAGAACGGTGCTGGTGGTAGGCGGCTTGCAAGGCCCGCGCAAGCCGCATGGCGCGGAAGCGGTGCAATTGGCCACCAAGACCGCGCACGGCCTGTTTCCGAAGCGGCTGGCCATGGAGGCGCTGACCGCGCTGGCGCGCCGCATCGGCGCCGATGAGATCCTGGCCATCGGCAACCGGGAGCACATCTACAGCTCCTGGCGCTACCGCCGCGACTTTTTCGCCGACTACGACAGCTTCTGGCAGACGCTGGACGCCGAGCCGGTGGACAACGGCCGCTTCCACCGCATCCCGCTGACCCTGGCGCGCAAGTCCATGGCCGACATCGCCAGCAAGAAGCGCGCGGAATACCAGCGCCGCTACGGCCTGCTGGACACGCTGGCCGCCCAGGCTCAGGCCGCTATCTGA
- a CDS encoding flavin reductase family protein: MEFNVQQLERTNLYQLLVGSVLPRPIAWVSTQDLKGVCNLAPFSFFNVMSVTPPLLGISILKQASERDKDTLANIRLTGELVVNIVNQPLAAAMNATCGAYPSEVDEFELAGLAKSQSVAVKPPGVEEAPVRLECVLHQCLTFGHGSGAGNLVLAEVKHIHVADEVWRDGAIDDVALRAVGKLGGDRYSLAEPAFSLARP, from the coding sequence ATGGAGTTCAATGTGCAGCAATTGGAACGAACGAATCTGTATCAACTGCTGGTGGGCAGCGTCTTGCCGCGTCCCATCGCCTGGGTCAGCACCCAGGATTTGAAGGGGGTGTGCAATCTGGCGCCGTTTTCCTTTTTCAATGTCATGAGCGTGACGCCGCCTTTGCTGGGCATCAGCATCCTGAAACAGGCGTCGGAGCGCGATAAGGACACCCTGGCCAATATCCGGCTGACCGGCGAGCTGGTGGTCAACATCGTCAACCAGCCGCTGGCGGCGGCGATGAACGCCACCTGCGGGGCGTATCCGTCGGAGGTCGATGAGTTCGAGCTGGCAGGCTTGGCCAAATCGCAGAGCGTGGCGGTGAAGCCGCCCGGGGTAGAGGAGGCGCCGGTGCGGTTGGAGTGCGTTCTGCACCAGTGCCTGACTTTCGGCCACGGCAGCGGCGCCGGCAATCTGGTGCTGGCCGAGGTCAAGCACATCCATGTGGCGGACGAGGTGTGGCGCGACGGCGCGATAGACGACGTGGCGCTGCGGGCGGTGGGCAAGCTGGGCGGCGACCGCTACAGCCTGGCAGAGCCGGCGTTCAGCCTGGCGCGGCCTTAA
- the dnaE gene encoding DNA polymerase III subunit alpha codes for MNAPRFVHLRLHSEFSITDGIVRLDDAVKRAVKEQMPALGVSDLMNLFGMVKFYKTCRNKGIKPIISADIWLENEEDRDKPYRLLLTAKNREGYRRLCELLTEAFSHNQYRGRAEVKREWLASGDNSNLLCLSGAHLGDVGIALSMGQRDEARRRAEYWESLFPGAFYLEVQRVDSPQVENVVQATLWLAGETALPVVATHPIQFMDKDDFKAHEARVCIAEGYTLGDKRRPRSFNECQHFLSADEMMARFADIPEALANTVEIAKRCNINVVLGKNYLPLFPTPDGMTLDDFLVHEAKRGLEERLKQLYPDEAEREARRPEYDARLKFECDTIIQMGFPGYFLIVADFIQWGKANGCPVGPGRGSGAGSLVAYSLYITDLDPLKYALLFERFLNPERVSMPDFDVDFCQENRWRVIEYTRRKYGEEAVSQIATFGTMSSKSVIRDVGRVLDLPFGLCDRLSKLIPLEANKPLSLDKAMQMEPQIGEIIESEGAQELIELAMKLEDLTRGIGMHAGGVLIAPGKLTDFCPLYIASGEGASPVSQFDKDDVEQIGLVKFDFLGLRNLTIIELAQKYIKDITGEDVDVAHLPLDDKDAYKVFASANTTAVFQFESTGMKKMLVEAKPSKFEEIIAFVALYRPGPMDLIPDFIQRMHGAKFEYLHPLLEPVLAPTYGIMVYQEQVMQSAQVCGGYSLGGADLLRRAMGKKKVEEMVAQRAMFVKGAAEKGLDEAKANEIFDYMEKFAGYGFNKSHAAAYALVAYHTAWLKAHHCAAYMAATMSTELDNTDQLKVFYDDCQDAKNGITFLPPDVNHGFYRFVPVSRKEIRYALGAIKGTGESAVNHIVEVREAGGPFTDLFDFCQRTDKKLVNKRVIEALIRAGAFDAIEPNRALLFANVGLAMEAAEQAHANANQGGLFDMFGDDVAPAVEMAPTRPWSDAVKLAEEKLAIGFYLSSHPFTAYEKEVRGFIKTPLSRLSPRKEPQLLAGFVTGIRVKVGNRGKMAFVQLDDGTAKLEVSLFAESFELNRDKLKEDVVLVVEGKVSEDSFAGPGRLRIIVDKLYSLGEARGRYARGLALQLPAKPDIARLKSELHPFKSQDAGCLVRLAYSNGQAKGELMLPQEWGVRLDDGLLLALSDWLGEGKVKVLW; via the coding sequence ATGAACGCACCTCGCTTTGTCCATCTTCGCCTCCACTCGGAGTTTTCCATCACCGACGGCATCGTCCGCCTCGATGACGCGGTCAAGCGCGCCGTCAAGGAACAGATGCCCGCGCTAGGCGTGTCGGACCTGATGAATCTGTTCGGCATGGTCAAGTTCTACAAGACCTGCCGCAACAAGGGCATCAAGCCCATCATCTCCGCCGACATCTGGCTGGAAAACGAAGAGGACCGCGACAAGCCCTACCGGCTGCTGCTGACGGCGAAGAACCGCGAGGGCTACCGCCGCCTGTGCGAACTATTGACCGAGGCCTTCAGCCACAACCAGTACCGCGGCCGCGCCGAGGTCAAGCGCGAATGGCTGGCGTCCGGCGACAACAGCAACCTGCTGTGCCTGTCCGGCGCCCATCTGGGCGACGTCGGCATCGCGCTGTCCATGGGCCAGCGCGACGAGGCGCGCCGCCGCGCCGAATACTGGGAAAGCCTGTTCCCCGGCGCCTTCTATCTGGAAGTCCAGCGCGTGGACAGCCCGCAGGTGGAGAACGTGGTGCAGGCCACGCTGTGGCTGGCAGGCGAGACGGCATTGCCCGTCGTCGCCACCCACCCCATCCAGTTCATGGACAAGGACGACTTCAAGGCGCACGAGGCGCGGGTGTGCATCGCCGAAGGCTACACCCTGGGCGACAAGCGCCGGCCGCGCAGCTTCAACGAGTGCCAGCACTTCCTCAGCGCGGACGAGATGATGGCGCGCTTCGCCGACATCCCGGAGGCGCTGGCCAATACCGTGGAAATCGCCAAGCGCTGCAATATCAACGTGGTGCTGGGCAAGAACTACCTGCCGCTGTTCCCCACGCCGGACGGCATGACGCTGGACGACTTCCTGGTGCATGAGGCCAAGCGCGGCCTGGAGGAGCGGCTGAAGCAACTGTACCCGGACGAGGCCGAGCGCGAGGCCCGGCGGCCGGAATACGACGCGCGGCTGAAGTTCGAGTGCGACACCATCATCCAGATGGGCTTCCCCGGCTACTTCCTGATCGTGGCGGACTTCATCCAGTGGGGCAAAGCCAACGGCTGCCCGGTGGGGCCGGGCCGCGGCTCCGGCGCCGGCTCGCTGGTGGCGTACAGCCTATACATTACCGATCTGGACCCGCTGAAATACGCGCTGCTGTTCGAGCGTTTCCTGAACCCGGAACGGGTGTCCATGCCCGACTTCGACGTGGACTTCTGCCAGGAAAACCGCTGGCGCGTGATCGAATACACGCGCCGCAAATACGGCGAGGAGGCGGTGAGCCAGATCGCCACCTTCGGCACCATGTCGTCCAAGTCGGTGATCCGCGACGTCGGCCGCGTGCTGGACCTGCCCTTCGGCCTGTGCGACCGCCTGTCCAAGCTGATCCCGCTGGAGGCCAACAAGCCGCTGAGCCTGGACAAGGCGATGCAGATGGAGCCGCAAATCGGCGAAATCATCGAGAGCGAGGGCGCGCAGGAGCTGATCGAGCTGGCGATGAAGCTGGAAGACCTCACCCGCGGCATCGGCATGCACGCCGGCGGCGTGCTGATCGCGCCGGGCAAGCTGACCGACTTCTGCCCGCTCTACATCGCCAGCGGCGAAGGCGCCTCGCCGGTCTCTCAGTTTGACAAGGACGACGTGGAGCAGATCGGCCTGGTGAAGTTCGACTTCCTGGGCCTGCGCAACCTCACCATCATCGAGCTGGCGCAAAAGTACATCAAGGACATCACCGGCGAGGACGTGGACGTCGCCCACCTGCCGCTGGACGACAAGGACGCCTACAAGGTGTTCGCCAGCGCCAACACCACCGCCGTGTTCCAGTTCGAGTCCACCGGCATGAAGAAGATGCTGGTGGAGGCCAAACCCAGCAAGTTCGAGGAAATCATCGCCTTCGTGGCGCTGTACCGTCCGGGCCCGATGGACCTGATCCCGGACTTCATCCAGCGCATGCACGGCGCCAAGTTCGAATACCTGCACCCGCTGCTGGAGCCGGTGCTGGCGCCCACCTACGGCATCATGGTGTATCAGGAGCAGGTGATGCAGTCGGCGCAGGTGTGCGGCGGCTATAGCCTGGGCGGCGCCGACCTGCTGCGCCGCGCCATGGGCAAGAAGAAGGTCGAGGAGATGGTGGCGCAGCGCGCCATGTTCGTGAAGGGCGCGGCGGAGAAGGGCCTGGACGAGGCCAAGGCCAACGAAATCTTCGACTACATGGAGAAGTTCGCCGGCTACGGCTTCAACAAGTCGCACGCCGCCGCCTACGCGCTGGTGGCCTACCACACCGCCTGGCTCAAGGCCCACCATTGCGCGGCCTATATGGCGGCGACCATGTCCACGGAATTGGACAACACCGACCAGCTCAAGGTGTTCTACGACGACTGCCAGGACGCCAAGAACGGCATCACCTTCCTGCCGCCGGATGTCAACCACGGCTTCTACCGCTTCGTGCCGGTCAGCCGCAAGGAAATCCGCTACGCGCTGGGCGCGATCAAGGGCACCGGCGAATCGGCGGTCAACCATATCGTGGAAGTGCGCGAGGCCGGCGGCCCGTTCACCGACCTGTTCGACTTCTGTCAGCGCACCGACAAGAAGCTGGTCAACAAGCGGGTGATCGAGGCGCTGATCCGCGCCGGCGCCTTCGACGCCATCGAGCCCAACCGCGCGCTGCTGTTCGCCAACGTCGGCCTGGCCATGGAAGCGGCCGAGCAGGCGCACGCCAACGCCAACCAGGGCGGCCTGTTCGACATGTTCGGCGACGACGTGGCGCCGGCGGTGGAAATGGCGCCCACCCGCCCGTGGAGCGACGCGGTGAAGCTGGCCGAGGAAAAACTGGCCATCGGCTTCTACCTGTCCAGCCATCCGTTCACCGCCTACGAGAAAGAGGTGCGCGGCTTCATCAAGACCCCGCTGTCGCGGCTGAGCCCGCGCAAGGAGCCGCAGCTGTTGGCCGGCTTCGTCACCGGCATCCGCGTCAAAGTGGGCAACCGCGGCAAGATGGCCTTCGTCCAGCTGGACGACGGCACGGCCAAGCTGGAAGTCAGCTTGTTCGCGGAAAGCTTCGAGCTGAACCGCGACAAACTGAAGGAGGACGTGGTGCTGGTGGTGGAAGGCAAGGTCAGCGAAGACAGCTTCGCCGGTCCCGGCCGCCTGCGCATCATCGTCGACAAGCTATACAGCCTGGGCGAGGCTCGCGGCCGCTATGCGCGCGGCCTGGCGCTGCAGCTGCCGGCCAAGCCCGACATCGCGCGGCTGAAGTCCGAGCTGCATCCGTTCAAGAGCCAGGACGCCGGCTGCCTGGTACGGCTGGCCTACAGCAACGGCCAGGCCAAGGGCGAGCTGATGCTGCCGCAGGAATGGGGCGTGCGCCTGGATGACGGCCTGCTGCTGGCGCTGAGCGATTGGCTGGGCGAAGGCAAGGTCAAGGTGCTGTGGTAG
- a CDS encoding 2TM domain-containing protein, which translates to MLIQKLRLQRGWSQQQLADLSGLSVRTIQRIERGQGASVESLKSLAAVFEIDFSELNKEIAMTDSSPLDTAAAPMASRELEEMLALQHVNRLKHFYRHLAQYALVMALLTAINLLTMPHRLWVVWPALGWGIGLLLHAVSVFELLPVLGPDWERRQVEKRLGRKL; encoded by the coding sequence ATGCTGATACAGAAACTGAGGCTGCAACGCGGCTGGTCGCAACAACAACTGGCCGACCTGAGCGGTCTGAGCGTGCGCACCATCCAGCGCATCGAACGCGGCCAGGGCGCCAGCGTGGAGTCGCTGAAGTCGCTGGCCGCCGTGTTCGAGATCGACTTCTCGGAACTGAACAAGGAGATCGCCATGACAGACTCAAGCCCCCTGGACACCGCCGCCGCGCCGATGGCCTCGCGCGAGCTGGAAGAAATGCTGGCGCTGCAACACGTGAACCGGCTCAAACACTTCTACCGCCACTTGGCGCAATATGCGCTGGTAATGGCGCTGCTGACCGCCATCAACCTGCTGACCATGCCGCACCGGCTATGGGTGGTCTGGCCGGCGCTGGGCTGGGGCATAGGCCTGTTGCTGCATGCCGTCAGCGTCTTCGAGCTGCTGCCCGTCCTGGGCCCTGACTGGGAGCGGCGCCAGGTGGAAAAACGGCTGGGCCGCAAGCTTTAG